Proteins from a genomic interval of Rubinisphaera italica:
- a CDS encoding tetratricopeptide repeat protein — protein sequence MTQNLPTTHRENSSNVGVAAQPHISFPENEIKTAMQKHQQGDLAQAMAEYERLLQREPDHADALHLSGVILHQQGDHRAAIKRIERALQLKPNAHLFLKNLASACRSAGDLDKAKRLCEEVLAIEPNDPVVLNMLGRIHEQQKDYAAAVHCYRTALNSNPTSQDKFDILIHAGDCHSRLNDREQALQCFRYALSDHPKSLVANHNLARELQFANQMSEAEAYYLKALEIDRSCSSAWNNLGVIYQGRAEYLKGLNSLNQAIEANPNLPDAHNNLANILEAIGEPERCQELYERAIQLRPDYAEAHHSLSQVHLRNREFKTGWKLYNWRYRKQDHDHRPFQHPTWNGESLTNQKLLVFSEQGIGDVVMFATCLPDLLAQAEQVTLEIDGRMVPLLARSFPSVKVIPREDLDPKVPVTLPGIDFQICLADLPGRYRNHFNQFPRQEKILTANPELRQKWKSRFQELGEGLKIGISWFGGKNLDLQTRRSLPLEHWEQILKTPHVHFVNLQYGNHQQELLETHRRTGVKINDWSDSNPLNDLEDFSAKIAELDLVISIDNATVHFAGGLGTPTWCLLNSLPDWRWFRGETSTPWYNSLKLYRQASPGEWSTVVEQVAEELKTLVKESSQKTSQTELSSPGQPPVVIEKSSTKKSLRPQCAIITPIGPGHAEIYKEAERSIRDACVRSPGPFCKVIPFRIDDLQGQIGRSRARNYAVEQAAAQGIEWVFFLDADDVLVPETFANVEHLLDDYDAIWGQIFSFNDGSKQAERREGQLGPTNRFEDVLNADPFHSLQMGHFVRTEIAAANPFDETLDVGEDFHYYMRIWAKHRCIKINEPLFANRRGRHSIGPRSGSGHEWTVRVNQMLNQYRNQPATSPAQQVAAPMKLAIYGMMRSGTTLLCDKLTVPDHGLILLEPNIHLNNWPDQVLKQMQEFGLNVSEEDWKKADESPESFQSYFNRRLLPKLQSLDYWGVKMVNFANWQSFLQMYPPEHLILCVRDLRDVILSALDLAPKLDLFVDDNWIEKRAIQTATSLVEMAKRPHTLVRYIDMCQQPELIDKLAAQLGLPGLGDHRMSLEAVPHRKYEDDKHEGAVTTNSVNRYLREPEGPAKELAERVFQHCQDYNEVFGYTEDSSATRVSSFEMPGVEEKPLESTAAQLDEFWKNDQLANIIPQNEDLGAFPEGWDVRPVLWEQLKEHIKRSVLEIGCGYGRLCKAFPTDYYLGLDVNPQAISTAEETHTGYEFQTIGFCDEYPKTDAALLYTVLLHIDDETITTMLERISRASDVILIAEILGKERWRRGGNPPVFNRDLQDYVQLMMQQGYYLSSCIEKPYEHYPDTNISFLKFQRMPGK from the coding sequence TTGACTCAAAATCTACCCACGACTCATCGCGAAAATTCCTCGAACGTCGGCGTCGCGGCTCAACCTCATATTTCCTTTCCGGAAAATGAAATCAAGACCGCCATGCAGAAACATCAGCAAGGCGATCTTGCCCAGGCGATGGCAGAGTACGAACGACTCCTGCAACGCGAGCCGGATCATGCAGACGCTTTGCATCTCTCTGGCGTAATTCTCCACCAGCAGGGCGATCATCGGGCTGCGATCAAGCGGATTGAACGTGCTCTGCAACTCAAGCCGAATGCACATTTATTTCTTAAAAATCTCGCTTCGGCCTGTCGATCAGCAGGCGATCTCGACAAAGCAAAACGGCTTTGTGAAGAAGTGCTCGCCATCGAGCCCAACGATCCCGTCGTGCTCAATATGCTCGGCCGAATTCATGAGCAGCAAAAAGATTACGCGGCTGCTGTTCATTGCTATCGCACAGCCTTGAACAGCAATCCGACTTCCCAGGATAAGTTTGACATTCTCATTCACGCAGGCGATTGCCATTCCCGGTTGAATGATCGTGAACAGGCTTTGCAATGCTTTCGATACGCCTTGAGTGATCATCCCAAAAGTCTAGTGGCAAATCATAATCTGGCACGAGAACTGCAATTTGCGAATCAAATGTCCGAAGCTGAAGCTTATTACTTAAAAGCTCTGGAGATTGATCGATCCTGTTCTTCCGCCTGGAATAATCTGGGTGTAATTTATCAGGGACGAGCAGAGTATCTGAAAGGATTGAACTCTCTCAATCAGGCGATAGAAGCCAATCCGAACTTGCCGGATGCTCATAACAATCTCGCAAATATTCTGGAAGCGATCGGAGAACCGGAACGCTGTCAGGAATTGTATGAACGGGCTATTCAACTCCGTCCCGACTATGCCGAAGCTCATCATTCCCTCTCGCAAGTCCATTTGCGAAATCGGGAATTTAAAACTGGCTGGAAGTTATACAACTGGCGATATCGAAAACAGGATCACGACCATCGCCCGTTTCAGCACCCCACCTGGAATGGGGAATCGTTGACCAATCAGAAGCTACTGGTCTTCTCCGAGCAAGGCATCGGTGACGTTGTAATGTTCGCAACCTGCCTGCCGGATTTACTGGCTCAAGCGGAACAAGTCACGCTGGAGATCGATGGGCGGATGGTGCCTCTGCTTGCCCGTTCATTTCCCTCCGTCAAAGTGATTCCACGAGAGGATCTGGACCCAAAAGTCCCCGTCACTCTTCCGGGAATCGATTTCCAGATCTGCCTGGCCGATTTACCTGGACGATATCGCAATCATTTCAATCAATTTCCCCGTCAGGAAAAAATACTGACCGCCAATCCAGAACTTCGCCAAAAATGGAAGTCTCGCTTTCAGGAACTGGGCGAGGGACTGAAGATTGGGATTTCCTGGTTTGGAGGCAAGAATCTCGATTTGCAAACGCGCCGTTCACTCCCGCTTGAACACTGGGAGCAGATTCTAAAAACCCCACATGTGCACTTCGTCAATCTGCAATATGGCAATCATCAACAGGAATTACTCGAAACACATCGTCGTACTGGTGTGAAAATTAACGACTGGTCAGACAGTAATCCGCTGAATGACCTCGAAGATTTCTCCGCCAAAATCGCAGAACTGGATCTCGTGATTTCTATCGACAATGCGACCGTTCATTTTGCGGGCGGATTGGGCACTCCAACATGGTGCCTGCTAAATTCTTTGCCAGACTGGCGCTGGTTTCGTGGAGAGACCTCGACACCCTGGTACAACTCGCTGAAACTTTATCGACAAGCCTCTCCCGGGGAATGGTCAACTGTTGTGGAGCAGGTTGCAGAGGAATTAAAAACACTGGTCAAAGAATCCAGTCAAAAAACATCTCAGACCGAGCTCAGTTCACCGGGTCAACCACCGGTCGTTATTGAGAAATCATCAACAAAGAAGTCATTGCGACCTCAATGTGCAATCATTACCCCAATCGGACCGGGACATGCCGAAATTTACAAAGAAGCAGAACGCTCGATTCGTGATGCCTGCGTCCGTTCGCCCGGTCCATTCTGCAAAGTCATCCCCTTCAGAATTGATGATCTACAGGGACAGATTGGTCGATCTCGGGCTCGTAATTATGCCGTCGAGCAGGCCGCCGCACAGGGGATTGAGTGGGTCTTTTTTCTGGATGCTGATGATGTTCTTGTGCCGGAAACGTTTGCCAATGTCGAGCATTTGCTGGACGATTATGATGCGATCTGGGGGCAGATTTTCAGCTTCAATGATGGCAGTAAACAGGCAGAACGACGCGAGGGGCAACTTGGGCCGACGAATCGATTTGAAGATGTTCTGAATGCAGATCCATTCCACTCGTTGCAGATGGGGCACTTTGTCCGCACAGAAATCGCTGCTGCAAATCCCTTCGACGAAACTCTCGATGTCGGCGAAGATTTTCATTATTACATGCGCATCTGGGCTAAGCATCGTTGCATTAAGATTAACGAGCCCTTGTTTGCCAATCGGCGTGGACGCCATTCGATCGGACCTCGTTCCGGCTCCGGCCATGAATGGACAGTTCGCGTCAATCAGATGTTGAATCAGTATCGGAATCAGCCTGCAACTTCGCCTGCCCAGCAAGTTGCTGCACCGATGAAACTCGCCATTTATGGCATGATGCGAAGCGGTACGACTTTACTCTGCGATAAACTGACGGTTCCCGACCATGGACTGATTCTGCTCGAGCCCAACATTCATCTGAATAACTGGCCCGATCAGGTTCTCAAGCAAATGCAGGAATTCGGACTGAACGTCTCTGAAGAAGACTGGAAAAAGGCGGACGAATCTCCTGAGTCGTTCCAGTCTTATTTTAATCGACGACTGTTGCCCAAATTACAGTCGCTGGATTACTGGGGCGTCAAGATGGTGAACTTCGCCAACTGGCAATCCTTCCTGCAGATGTATCCGCCAGAGCATTTGATTCTGTGTGTCCGCGATCTACGGGATGTCATCCTCTCGGCTCTGGATCTGGCCCCCAAATTGGATCTGTTTGTCGATGACAACTGGATTGAAAAACGTGCGATTCAAACCGCAACTTCTCTCGTCGAAATGGCAAAACGCCCACACACTCTTGTGCGATACATTGATATGTGTCAGCAGCCGGAATTGATTGACAAACTGGCTGCACAACTCGGCTTGCCGGGACTCGGCGACCACCGCATGAGTCTCGAAGCGGTGCCCCATCGCAAGTATGAAGATGACAAACACGAGGGCGCGGTGACTACCAATTCCGTCAATCGTTATCTACGTGAACCTGAAGGACCAGCTAAAGAACTGGCGGAAAGAGTTTTTCAACACTGTCAGGATTACAATGAAGTCTTCGGGTACACAGAAGATTCCTCAGCGACCAGAGTTTCAAGTTTTGAGATGCCAGGTGTCGAAGAAAAACCTCTGGAATCGACAGCCGCTCAGCTCGATGAATTCTGGAAGAACGATCAACTCGCCAACATCATTCCTCAGAATGAGGATCTCGGAGCCTTCCCGGAAGGCTGGGATGTGCGACCGGTTTTATGGGAGCAGCTGAAAGAGCATATCAAACGGAGTGTACTCGAAATCGGCTGTGGTTACGGACGACTCTGCAAGGCCTTTCCGACTGATTATTATCTCGGTCTGGATGTGAATCCACAGGCGATATCAACGGCTGAGGAAACGCATACCGGCTACGAATTCCAGACAATCGGTTTTTGCGATGAATATCCCAAAACCGATGCCGCTCTGCTCTATACGGTTTTGCTGCATATCGATGATGAAACAATCACTACGATGCTCGAGCGAATTAGTCGGGCCAGCGACGTCATTTTGATCGCCGAGATTCTCGGCAAAGAACGCTGGCGTCGCGGCGGGAATCCGCCGGTCTTCAATCGTGATCTGCAGGACTACGTTCAGTTAATGATGCAGCAAGGCTATTACCTCAGTTCATGCATCGAAAAACCATACGAGCATTATCCAGATACGAATATCAGTTTTCTCAAATTCCAGCGAATGCCCGGGAAATAA
- the rfaE2 gene encoding D-glycero-beta-D-manno-heptose 1-phosphate adenylyltransferase → MSYHLIDLVQSLDAPRILVLGDLILDRYLWGNAERISQEAPVILLREEKQELRLGGAANVANMLRGLDAKVTMAGVVGDDRDGEDMIAALKAVGVDCSTILTDRTRPTTTKQRLIGHAQHRHPHQMLRVDRESREPLELIYATQLLDRIIGQISQHDAILISDYAKGVCTPEVLKRVIEVARDAGKPVIVDPAPMDEYSRYAGATAMTPNRTETGKATERTIRNYTDAFAAGRQLVNQLGLDRIFVTLDKDGVAVVRADGTSESFPTRQREVYDITGAGDMVLATIGLGAAAGWDDADLARMANISGGLEVEQVGVVCLSRDELVRDLLQERSRDENKTYELEFVSRHVQARKQIGQKVVFTNGCFDVMHIGHVSYLKQAAALGDCLVVAINSDQSVRTLGKAPDRPIFPQEQRANMLAALECVDYVVVFNEQTPRKVLEEIRPNVLVKGGTYQINEIVGREIVQAYGGEVLALGETPGVSTTEILARLRGDGPMRFAA, encoded by the coding sequence ATGTCTTATCACCTGATTGATCTAGTCCAATCTCTGGATGCCCCTCGAATTCTTGTGCTGGGCGATCTGATTCTGGATCGCTATTTATGGGGCAATGCTGAACGAATTTCCCAGGAAGCCCCTGTGATTCTTCTCCGAGAAGAAAAACAGGAACTGCGACTCGGCGGAGCAGCCAATGTCGCCAATATGCTACGTGGTCTCGACGCTAAAGTTACGATGGCCGGAGTCGTCGGTGATGATCGCGATGGCGAAGACATGATTGCCGCATTAAAAGCGGTGGGCGTCGATTGTTCCACCATTTTGACTGATCGCACCCGCCCCACCACCACAAAACAACGCCTGATTGGACATGCACAGCATCGACATCCACATCAGATGCTGCGAGTCGATCGTGAAAGTCGCGAGCCATTAGAGCTGATTTATGCAACTCAACTACTCGATCGAATCATTGGTCAAATCTCTCAGCACGATGCGATTCTGATTTCCGATTACGCCAAAGGTGTCTGCACACCCGAAGTTCTCAAGCGGGTGATTGAAGTGGCTCGGGATGCTGGTAAACCTGTGATTGTCGATCCTGCTCCGATGGACGAGTACAGCCGTTATGCAGGGGCAACCGCAATGACACCGAACCGCACCGAAACTGGCAAAGCGACCGAGAGAACTATCCGCAATTACACAGACGCTTTCGCTGCGGGACGACAACTGGTTAATCAGTTGGGACTGGATCGAATTTTTGTGACGCTCGATAAAGATGGCGTGGCCGTCGTGCGAGCCGATGGAACCAGCGAAAGTTTCCCGACTCGTCAGCGCGAAGTTTACGACATCACCGGAGCAGGGGACATGGTTCTGGCTACGATTGGCCTGGGAGCAGCAGCCGGCTGGGACGATGCGGATCTGGCTCGCATGGCGAATATTTCCGGTGGTCTCGAAGTCGAACAGGTTGGCGTGGTCTGTTTGTCCCGTGACGAACTCGTGCGGGATTTATTGCAGGAACGCAGCCGCGATGAAAATAAAACTTACGAACTCGAATTTGTTTCCCGGCACGTTCAGGCCCGCAAACAAATTGGGCAGAAGGTAGTCTTCACGAATGGCTGTTTTGATGTCATGCACATCGGCCACGTCTCCTATCTGAAGCAGGCAGCTGCTCTCGGCGATTGTCTGGTGGTGGCCATCAACAGTGATCAAAGTGTGCGAACATTAGGCAAGGCTCCCGATCGACCCATTTTCCCACAGGAACAGCGAGCCAACATGCTCGCGGCTCTCGAATGTGTGGATTATGTGGTCGTCTTCAACGAGCAAACCCCTCGTAAAGTCCTGGAAGAGATTCGCCCCAACGTGCTGGTTAAGGGCGGAACGTATCAGATCAATGAAATCGTTGGTCGGGAAATTGTGCAGGCTTATGGCGGGGAAGTGCTCGCATTAGGAGAAACTCCCGGCGTATCGACTACAGAAATTCTAGCCAGACTCCGAGGAGATGGCCCGATGAGGTTTGCAGCATGA
- the waaF gene encoding lipopolysaccharide heptosyltransferase II, with translation MRRAVWLPNWIGDAVMTTPALQALRRSDPQGDLVGIYREPMDAVFEGSKFLTEMILDRSGKNSNWSERRKFIKRIREEQFDEIILFTNSIRTAYISWRAKIPIRVGFRRDWRGWMLTDKLAPLSLTEPNPVIDEYNRLASHALAKELDVSRQYRLSLKTTRDDETLWEDFASLHCLDAGHYICFNSGGAFGAAKHWPVASFAKLALRIVKEQEVPVVMICGPAERELAREFMQLTKHPMIHSLAEESPSIGFSKAMVKYAGWMISTDSGPRHFAHAFDVPVFTIYGPTNIAWSDTYFDKAEASQLDLDCGPCQERTCPLKHHRCMQDLGVDQVYREFSAFQQRVLAIPEEDHFAA, from the coding sequence ATGAGACGTGCAGTCTGGTTACCAAATTGGATTGGCGATGCCGTCATGACCACACCCGCTTTGCAGGCATTGCGGAGGAGTGATCCGCAGGGTGATCTTGTCGGCATCTATCGCGAGCCAATGGATGCGGTTTTTGAAGGCAGCAAGTTTCTGACCGAAATGATCCTGGATCGTTCCGGAAAGAACTCGAACTGGTCAGAACGCCGTAAATTCATCAAACGAATTCGCGAAGAACAGTTTGATGAGATCATTCTCTTCACCAATTCCATTCGTACGGCCTATATCAGCTGGCGTGCGAAAATTCCGATTCGTGTCGGCTTTCGACGCGATTGGCGAGGCTGGATGCTGACCGATAAACTCGCACCACTCTCATTGACCGAGCCAAATCCAGTGATTGATGAATACAATCGCCTGGCCAGTCATGCTCTCGCCAAGGAATTGGATGTCTCCCGACAATATCGTCTGTCTCTCAAGACAACCCGGGACGATGAAACCCTCTGGGAAGATTTTGCGAGTTTGCATTGTCTGGATGCCGGTCATTACATCTGCTTCAACTCGGGTGGAGCCTTCGGAGCCGCCAAGCATTGGCCGGTCGCTTCGTTTGCGAAACTGGCCCTGCGAATTGTGAAAGAACAGGAAGTTCCTGTCGTGATGATTTGTGGCCCTGCCGAGCGGGAACTGGCTCGGGAATTTATGCAGCTGACGAAGCATCCGATGATTCATTCGCTGGCTGAGGAATCTCCCAGTATCGGTTTTTCCAAAGCGATGGTGAAGTACGCAGGCTGGATGATCTCGACCGATTCCGGCCCACGACATTTCGCACACGCGTTCGATGTACCGGTCTTCACGATTTACGGACCAACAAACATCGCCTGGAGTGATACGTATTTCGACAAAGCAGAAGCCTCACAACTGGACCTTGATTGTGGCCCCTGTCAGGAACGAACCTGCCCGCTCAAACATCATCGCTGCATGCAGGATCTGGGAGTTGATCAGGTCTATCGGGAGTTCTCAGCCTTCCAGCAGAGAGTCCTGGCGATTCCCGAAGAAGATCATTTCGCCGCTTGA
- a CDS encoding tetratricopeptide repeat-containing sulfotransferase family protein: MSTSPELQHALELHQQGDFSTAILLYDQLLRSRRDAMTLQLRGLAEHHRGNHREALPFLKEALRQPNPTAKLHLNTGNVYKALGNLQPAENHFLQATKINPALCDSWKSLAETQAGLNKEILAIESLHKALQIEPGEVSCHRLLGKIFAKTGQLDEAVTSYLRVLELGAETPAVLNELGSLYRVMGKLKEAVELFQRATQIDVRQPGLWCNYGATLHELKRLTEAEKALKQAVRLHPQFAGAHYNLGNLYRDCHRNDQAIEHYQKAVEWAPDSTDFRLNYVSMLNTVGRFEESAVQCRELIRIDPNFAPAYYNLFTFNSDHVTEHEVAELERLLHNEELDEIARANAFFSLGKRSDRLGLYSEAFAHFEKANQLTPRRLNFDEGRLKSLVDQMIAAFPAHANPSHQFRGSKTTQPIFILGMPRSGSTLIDQILTSHSHVQGAGEFDGIRHLIQNFLERPFRQEGQNEKAYPGCLSELSQSYLEEMAQVYLQRLVATAGEAKRITDKMPNNAFQLGLISMLFPEATIIYTQRDPRDIGLSCYFQNFTAYHEFSFDLKNIGIFYREHLRLMEHWHHVLPITIHEVVYEELVSNQVTETHRLVEEICGLPWEESCLQFHQNERAVHTASLWQVRQPIYQQSVQKWKQYEKYIGPLLETLPVDTQRFDSPLSQ; this comes from the coding sequence ATGTCGACTTCTCCCGAATTACAACATGCTCTTGAACTGCATCAGCAGGGTGATTTTTCGACAGCGATTCTGCTGTACGATCAACTCCTGCGATCACGTCGGGATGCCATGACGCTGCAGTTGAGAGGACTGGCTGAGCATCATCGCGGGAATCATCGGGAAGCTCTTCCCTTTTTGAAGGAAGCCCTCCGACAACCCAATCCCACAGCCAAACTGCATCTCAATACCGGAAACGTTTATAAAGCCCTCGGCAATCTTCAACCAGCCGAAAATCATTTTCTGCAAGCGACCAAGATCAATCCTGCATTGTGTGATTCCTGGAAAAGCCTGGCAGAAACCCAGGCAGGATTGAACAAAGAAATATTGGCAATCGAGTCCCTGCATAAAGCGTTACAGATTGAACCCGGCGAAGTCTCCTGTCATCGTTTACTGGGAAAGATTTTTGCAAAAACAGGACAATTGGATGAGGCGGTTACTTCCTATCTGCGAGTTCTCGAATTGGGTGCTGAAACACCAGCTGTCCTGAATGAACTGGGCAGTCTGTATCGCGTCATGGGGAAACTGAAAGAGGCTGTTGAACTCTTCCAACGGGCCACACAAATTGATGTTCGCCAGCCCGGTTTGTGGTGCAATTATGGAGCAACACTACACGAACTCAAACGACTGACAGAAGCCGAGAAAGCGTTGAAACAAGCGGTCCGCCTTCATCCTCAATTTGCCGGGGCACATTACAATCTCGGAAATCTTTATCGAGATTGTCATCGCAATGATCAGGCAATAGAGCATTATCAAAAGGCGGTCGAATGGGCACCTGATAGTACCGATTTTCGTCTGAACTACGTCTCGATGCTCAATACAGTCGGGCGATTTGAAGAGTCTGCGGTTCAGTGTCGAGAGCTGATCCGGATCGATCCGAACTTTGCCCCAGCCTACTACAACTTGTTCACGTTCAATTCCGATCACGTGACCGAGCACGAAGTGGCGGAGTTGGAGCGTTTGCTCCACAACGAAGAACTCGATGAAATTGCACGGGCCAATGCCTTTTTCAGCCTCGGTAAGCGAAGTGATCGGCTGGGGCTTTATTCAGAAGCATTTGCACATTTTGAAAAAGCCAATCAACTGACTCCACGACGTTTAAACTTTGACGAAGGCCGGCTCAAATCACTTGTCGATCAAATGATTGCAGCGTTTCCGGCTCACGCGAATCCTTCTCATCAATTCCGTGGCTCAAAGACAACGCAACCTATTTTTATACTCGGGATGCCGAGATCGGGTTCGACCTTAATCGATCAGATTCTGACCAGTCATTCTCACGTTCAGGGGGCGGGAGAATTCGATGGGATTCGGCATCTAATCCAGAACTTTCTCGAACGTCCCTTTAGACAGGAAGGTCAGAACGAGAAAGCCTATCCGGGGTGTTTGTCAGAACTCAGCCAGTCTTACCTGGAAGAAATGGCTCAGGTGTATCTGCAGCGTCTTGTGGCAACCGCAGGTGAGGCTAAACGAATTACTGATAAAATGCCCAACAATGCGTTTCAACTCGGGTTGATCTCAATGCTCTTTCCCGAGGCGACCATCATTTATACGCAGCGAGATCCTCGTGATATCGGGTTGTCCTGCTATTTTCAAAACTTCACCGCGTACCATGAATTCAGTTTTGATCTGAAGAACATCGGCATCTTCTATCGAGAGCATCTGCGGCTCATGGAACACTGGCATCATGTGCTGCCGATCACAATTCATGAAGTCGTTTACGAAGAACTTGTTTCGAATCAAGTCACAGAAACTCATCGACTTGTTGAAGAAATTTGCGGACTCCCCTGGGAAGAGTCTTGTCTGCAGTTTCATCAAAACGAACGAGCCGTCCACACGGCTTCACTCTGGCAGGTGAGACAGCCAATTTATCAGCAGTCCGTACAGAAATGGAAACAGTACGAAAAATACATTGGGCCACTTCTGGAAACACTTCCGGTAGATACTCAAAGATTCGACTCCCCCCTTTCCCAATGA
- a CDS encoding FHA domain-containing protein, whose amino-acid sequence MKITLKKPVLRIVRGKTQYPLRAIDIDEYLIGGGSSCQLQLSADGVPMIFAIIKPDAEAHCIEAMFPYPELVVNGAVTRRSRLQPGDEFSIGNYRFEYLIAEVEHELRTTDGESEPAQAPKLEDSVFPNRVSKVETKHLSAAQLVEKLEQELNLLDDLGHYDDIIDEFQFDELPGSDRRIA is encoded by the coding sequence ATGAAAATCACCCTCAAAAAGCCAGTCCTCCGCATCGTTCGCGGAAAAACGCAATATCCACTGCGGGCGATCGACATTGATGAATATCTGATTGGTGGAGGGAGTTCCTGCCAACTGCAACTATCGGCAGACGGTGTGCCGATGATCTTTGCGATTATCAAGCCGGATGCTGAAGCTCATTGCATCGAAGCGATGTTTCCTTATCCCGAACTGGTCGTGAACGGAGCTGTCACACGCCGCAGCCGGTTGCAACCGGGAGATGAATTCAGTATCGGGAACTATCGGTTTGAATATCTGATCGCCGAAGTCGAACATGAATTACGAACGACCGATGGAGAGTCCGAACCTGCCCAGGCTCCAAAGCTGGAAGACTCCGTTTTTCCCAATCGTGTTTCCAAAGTTGAGACGAAACATCTTTCTGCTGCTCAACTCGTTGAAAAGCTGGAGCAGGAATTGAACCTGCTCGATGATCTTGGACATTACGACGACATCATCGACGAATTCCAATTCGATGAACTTCCAGGATCTGATCGCCGAATCGCTTGA